The following are encoded in a window of uncultured Pseudomonas sp. genomic DNA:
- a CDS encoding GNAT family N-acetyltransferase, producing MSMPILDATQADLPAILAIYNDAVEHTTAIWNESQVDLANRQAWLAERHAAGFPVLVAHDDAGSVVGYASYGTWRAIQGFRHTVEHSVYVRSDQRGQGLGPLLMQALIERAKHAGLHVMVAAIESGNSASIRLHERLGFVTTGQMPQVGRKFDRWLDLTFMQLMLEQ from the coding sequence ATCAGCATGCCTATTCTTGACGCCACGCAAGCCGACCTGCCCGCCATCCTGGCCATTTATAACGATGCGGTCGAACACACCACAGCGATCTGGAACGAGAGCCAAGTTGACCTGGCCAACCGCCAAGCGTGGCTGGCCGAGCGCCATGCCGCCGGCTTCCCGGTGCTGGTCGCGCATGATGATGCCGGTAGCGTGGTCGGTTATGCCAGCTACGGCACCTGGCGCGCCATCCAAGGCTTCCGTCATACCGTCGAACACTCGGTGTATGTGCGCAGCGACCAACGTGGTCAAGGCCTTGGCCCACTGCTGATGCAGGCGCTAATTGAGCGCGCGAAACATGCAGGCCTGCACGTGATGGTCGCCGCCATTGAAAGCGGCAACAGCGCCTCGATCCGCCTGCACGAGCGTCTTGGCTTTGTCACCACCGGGCAGATGCCCCAGGTCGGGCGCAAATTCGACCGCTGGCTCGACCTCACCTTTATGCAATTGATGCTGGAGCAATAG
- a CDS encoding urease accessory protein UreD, translating to MNAPVPTALFTPSWQAELELAYGHDGAATRPTLRRHKGPLRVQKHLYAEGPHVCQHIIVHPPGGIAGGDRLAICATVGNNAWVQLTSPGAAKWYRAAGPAYQQLKLRVKAGATLEWLPQETIIYSGAQAELTTEIDLEGDAKLLYWDIIALGRPASAERFDAGHFQAGLNIRRDSQLLWHERQRVAGADGLLDSPIGLDGKPVFATLLISGEIDSELLERCRELPSQVRGDLTQLPGLLVARCLANEALHARAWLIDLWQLLRPELLGRTAVPPRIWST from the coding sequence ATGAACGCACCCGTCCCCACTGCGCTGTTCACCCCGAGCTGGCAGGCCGAGCTGGAACTGGCTTACGGCCATGACGGCGCGGCCACACGCCCCACGCTGCGTCGCCATAAAGGTCCGCTGCGGGTGCAAAAGCACCTGTACGCCGAAGGCCCGCACGTGTGCCAGCACATTATCGTCCATCCGCCAGGCGGGATTGCCGGCGGTGACCGTTTAGCTATTTGCGCCACGGTCGGCAACAACGCTTGGGTGCAACTGACCAGCCCAGGTGCCGCCAAGTGGTACCGCGCCGCCGGCCCGGCCTATCAACAACTCAAGTTGCGCGTTAAAGCGGGCGCGACGCTGGAATGGCTGCCGCAGGAAACCATCATCTACTCGGGGGCCCAGGCCGAACTCACGACCGAGATCGACCTGGAGGGCGATGCCAAGCTGCTGTATTGGGACATCATCGCCCTCGGCCGCCCGGCCAGTGCTGAGCGCTTCGACGCCGGCCACTTCCAGGCCGGGCTGAATATCCGCCGTGACAGCCAACTGCTCTGGCACGAGCGCCAACGCGTAGCCGGCGCAGACGGCCTGCTCGACTCGCCCATCGGCCTGGACGGCAAACCGGTATTCGCCACGCTACTGATCAGCGGCGAAATCGACAGCGAACTGCTCGAGCGCTGCCGCGAACTGCCCAGCCAGGTGCGCGGCGATCTGACTCAACTACCGGGCCTGCTGGTGGCCCGCTGCCTGGCCAACGAAGCGCTGCATGCCCGCGCCTGGCTGATCGACCTCTGGCAGCTGCTGCGCCCAGAGTTGCTCGGGCGCACCGCTGTACCCCCAAGAATCTGGAGCACGTAG
- the ureA gene encoding urease subunit gamma, with amino-acid sequence MDLTPREKDKLLIFTAGLVAERRLARGVKLNYPEAMAYISAALLEGARDGQTVADLMHFGTTLLTRDQVMEGIAEMIPEIQVEATFPDGTKLVTVHQPIA; translated from the coding sequence ATGGACCTGACGCCGCGCGAAAAAGACAAACTGCTAATTTTCACCGCAGGCCTGGTGGCCGAGCGCCGCCTGGCCCGCGGGGTGAAACTCAACTACCCGGAGGCCATGGCTTACATCTCCGCCGCCCTGCTGGAAGGCGCCCGCGACGGCCAGACCGTGGCTGACCTGATGCACTTTGGCACCACCCTGCTCACCCGCGATCAGGTGATGGAGGGCATCGCCGAAATGATCCCAGAGATTCAGGTTGAGGCCACCTTCCCGGATGGCACCAAGCTGGTCACCGTCCACCAACCCATTGCGTAA